A stretch of Verrucomicrobiota bacterium DNA encodes these proteins:
- a CDS encoding MlaE family lipid ABC transporter permease subunit: protein MRAREDSLQDSPPVYSVEDSETALRIRLSGSFTIQGSQPDLPDISNQISTGRSVIVDGSSIELWDSALILHLKRLRNLVTQKSGVVRLEGFSSSVEALLDRAGENAGGTDLVTETDKEGPIVRLGDWGLTNWKGFSSFCVFLGEMAQSLSRFVRRKAIYQSADFLALLWETTGRAIGIVFLISFLTGLIMAFVGAMQLVQFGADVFIADLVALAMFREMGAMMTGIIIAGRTGSAFAAQIGSMKANDELNALQTMGVSPFDFIVLPRFLALVLMMPILAFLANLSGVFGGLLVATGFFDLTTVQYLDRTSNSLGWGSFLSGTVKSVFFGGIIALTGCYRGMAAGSSAESVGQAATSAVVTSIIWIIIADALFAVVFSIFGI, encoded by the coding sequence GTGAGAGCAAGAGAAGACAGCTTACAAGACTCTCCACCCGTCTACTCGGTAGAAGATTCCGAAACCGCGCTGCGCATCCGCCTTTCCGGCTCTTTCACTATCCAGGGCTCACAGCCAGATCTACCTGACATTTCAAACCAAATCTCTACAGGCAGATCGGTGATCGTAGACGGTAGTTCCATTGAGTTGTGGGACAGTGCGCTCATTCTCCATTTAAAACGGTTGAGGAACTTGGTGACTCAAAAGAGTGGCGTGGTTAGGCTTGAAGGGTTCTCATCTTCCGTCGAAGCGCTTCTGGATCGGGCTGGCGAGAATGCGGGCGGCACCGATCTCGTCACTGAGACGGATAAGGAAGGTCCGATTGTTCGCCTCGGAGATTGGGGTCTTACTAACTGGAAAGGCTTTTCCTCCTTTTGTGTCTTTCTCGGGGAAATGGCCCAAAGCCTTTCTCGATTCGTTCGGCGCAAGGCCATCTACCAGAGCGCAGATTTCCTCGCCCTTCTCTGGGAAACCACAGGGAGAGCGATCGGAATTGTTTTTCTGATCAGCTTCCTCACTGGTCTGATCATGGCTTTTGTCGGTGCCATGCAACTCGTCCAGTTTGGTGCCGACGTGTTCATTGCTGACCTTGTTGCTCTCGCAATGTTCCGCGAGATGGGAGCCATGATGACGGGTATCATTATTGCTGGGAGAACTGGATCAGCATTTGCCGCGCAAATCGGCAGCATGAAAGCAAACGACGAGCTCAACGCACTCCAGACCATGGGTGTATCCCCTTTTGACTTTATCGTCCTGCCCAGATTTCTCGCTCTCGTCCTGATGATGCCCATACTGGCTTTTCTAGCGAACCTCTCCGGAGTCTTTGGCGGACTTCTGGTCGCTACTGGTTTCTTCGATTTGACTACCGTTCAATACCTCGACCGCACCAGTAACTCACTCGGCTGGGGTAGCTTCCTTTCGGGGACGGTAAAAAGCGTCTTTTTTGGTGGAATTATCGCGTTGACCGGCTGCTATCGGGGCATGGCAGCAGGTTCGAGTGCCGAGTCGGTTGGTCAGGCAGCAACCTCTGCAGTGGTCACTTCCATCATTTGGATCATCATCGCGGACGCACTCTTCGCGGTAGTTTTCAGCATTTTCGGCATATGA
- a CDS encoding ATP-binding cassette domain-containing protein, whose translation MSGENPAIQMSDLNIGYGGKPIMQGINLEIARGEIFFIMGGSGSGKSTLLKTLIGLIPPVSGTIHYGDKPFSDNDPTTQAAILRDTGVLYQGGALFSSMTLQENVALPLRIHTSLSEKNLLEIAEYKLSLVGLSNATAKFPHEISGGMMKRAGLARALSLDPSILFFDEPSAGLDPLTSSQLDDTILELNSSLGTTTIIVSHELESIFSIADRCVFLDAATKRQIEVGDPRIMKTESTYAGIRDFLNRKKPESANAS comes from the coding sequence ATGAGCGGAGAGAATCCAGCGATCCAAATGTCCGACCTGAACATCGGCTACGGCGGAAAGCCGATCATGCAAGGAATCAATCTGGAAATCGCCCGGGGAGAGATTTTCTTCATCATGGGAGGTAGCGGCTCAGGAAAAAGTACCCTCCTCAAGACCTTGATTGGCCTCATTCCTCCTGTTTCGGGAACCATTCATTATGGAGACAAGCCCTTCTCTGATAACGATCCAACCACCCAAGCAGCCATTCTTCGGGATACTGGAGTTCTCTATCAAGGTGGTGCCCTTTTTAGCTCGATGACGCTACAGGAGAACGTCGCTTTGCCTCTTCGTATTCACACTAGTCTTTCCGAAAAGAACCTACTCGAAATTGCTGAGTACAAACTGAGTCTGGTTGGCCTCTCGAACGCTACGGCTAAGTTTCCCCATGAAATCAGTGGTGGTATGATGAAAAGGGCTGGTCTCGCGAGGGCACTTTCCCTCGATCCCTCTATTCTCTTTTTCGACGAACCCTCTGCAGGGCTAGACCCTCTGACCTCCAGCCAGCTCGACGACACCATCCTGGAACTCAATAGCAGCCTCGGCACGACGACCATCATCGTCTCCCACGAACTGGAGAGCATCTTCAGCATCGCAGACCGATGCGTTTTTCTAGATGCCGCCACCAAGAGGCAAATCGAGGTGGGAGATCCCAGAATCATGAAAACAGAATCGACCTACGCGGGAATCCGTGACTTCCTAAACCGCAAGAAGCCGGAATCGGCAAACGCATCATGA
- a CDS encoding MlaD family protein gives MNPTILKFRIGLFIIVAIALFIGSLFFFGLTNLFEKQVHMVSFFGESVRGLSKGSLVRFRGVEVGKVTDIRLSLGEQITADGIPVTYEIDMTNLQKNLGIFENLADKETYENAIRDGLTAKLESASLLTGQLFIELDFRPGTNTEKPWIINGNLHYIPSLPSFLSDVTDQSMKIINDVSEIDFPELGNNLNALLVTLNDVVLQIEPEQLAENVNSVLVSVQGLIDSGEIENMVIQFTETASSLESALVDIQEGKGNLGKPLSDLIRELADTTGQISAMLDDVSLLIKNRSGPIVGLDQTLDEVRSATAAFQSLLEFLRRHPNALIFGKQQP, from the coding sequence ATGAATCCAACGATCCTGAAGTTTCGTATCGGACTCTTCATTATAGTGGCGATCGCCCTGTTTATCGGCAGCCTGTTTTTTTTCGGACTCACCAACCTATTCGAAAAACAAGTGCACATGGTCTCGTTTTTCGGAGAATCTGTCCGCGGCCTTTCGAAAGGATCTCTTGTCCGTTTTCGAGGAGTCGAGGTTGGAAAGGTGACCGATATTCGTCTCAGCCTGGGAGAGCAGATTACCGCAGACGGAATCCCGGTGACCTACGAGATCGATATGACCAATCTGCAGAAAAACTTGGGGATCTTTGAAAATCTTGCGGATAAGGAAACCTACGAGAACGCCATTCGTGACGGACTGACTGCAAAATTGGAGTCCGCCAGTCTCCTCACGGGCCAGCTCTTCATCGAGCTGGACTTTCGTCCGGGGACAAACACAGAGAAGCCGTGGATCATCAACGGTAACCTTCACTACATCCCCTCTCTTCCTTCTTTTCTTTCGGACGTCACTGACCAGAGCATGAAGATCATCAACGACGTCAGCGAGATCGACTTTCCAGAGTTGGGAAACAATCTGAACGCTCTTCTCGTTACTCTGAACGACGTAGTATTGCAGATTGAGCCTGAGCAACTTGCTGAGAACGTAAACAGTGTCCTCGTTTCTGTGCAGGGTTTGATCGATTCAGGTGAGATTGAAAACATGGTCATCCAGTTTACGGAGACGGCCTCCTCACTCGAATCAGCACTGGTCGATATTCAAGAAGGTAAAGGAAACCTCGGCAAACCACTATCCGATCTAATCCGTGAGCTTGCCGACACGACAGGCCAAATCAGCGCAATGCTTGATGATGTTTCCCTCCTCATCAAAAACCGCAGCGGCCCAATCGTGGGCCTTGACCAAACTCTCGACGAAGTTCGCTCAGCAACCGCGGCCTTCCAGTCGCTTCTCGAGTTTCTTCGGCGCCATCCCAACGCCCTTATCTTTGGAAAACAACAGCCATGA
- a CDS encoding ABC-type transport auxiliary lipoprotein family protein, which yields MKPFLFFTLLTVGMTGCVSLQPVSDTAERFTLILEEHIDSGSSFAAPVFEVSLPSYLNEGTIWYSDPNGRLYSFPNFVWAESLNRAVRRELAIALSSDEAFHPSTRINVYLGRFNLLSDGSGIAVAEVSVSGTYGANMLPAVAVKPKEIWNPDEPKTFLKGYQKLLSDLAEELSKEMETSLEQK from the coding sequence ATGAAGCCATTCCTATTTTTTACTCTGTTAACGGTCGGGATGACCGGATGCGTAAGCCTTCAGCCGGTTAGCGACACCGCTGAACGCTTTACCTTGATTCTTGAGGAGCATATCGACTCAGGCTCTTCTTTCGCGGCACCTGTCTTCGAAGTCTCACTTCCCTCCTATCTCAATGAGGGCACCATTTGGTATTCTGACCCCAATGGAAGACTGTATAGCTTCCCTAACTTCGTCTGGGCAGAGTCCCTTAACCGCGCTGTTCGGCGTGAGTTGGCAATCGCCCTTTCTTCGGATGAGGCCTTCCATCCGAGCACTCGGATCAACGTGTACTTGGGTCGCTTCAATCTCCTTTCGGACGGTTCTGGTATCGCGGTCGCAGAGGTCTCGGTTTCAGGGACATACGGTGCAAACATGCTTCCGGCTGTTGCGGTAAAACCAAAGGAAATCTGGAATCCTGATGAACCGAAAACCTTTTTGAAAGGCTACCAGAAACTGCTGAGCGATCTTGCGGAAGAGCTCTCCAAGGAGATGGAGACTTCTTTGGAGCAGAAGTGA